The genomic stretch TCAGATCCATCTGCTTCGTCTTCTTTCTTTAGACTCTCTAGCACAGCTACAAGATTTCCTTATAGGAGAACAAACAGAACAAGGAAAATGGCAGTGTTAACAGCAGCATCAACAACATGGTTTTCCTCTACAACCCGGCAGCCTGTTCAGTTCAACAACGATGACGGTTCAATTTTCACTCGCAACTTCAAGGCAAGTTTCCCACAAAAAAGAGCAATTACCATGTCTACGGGTCTCACTGTCAAGGCTTCCTTTACCAAGGGAGGTCCTGGCGTCTTGGAACGCCCCACTTTTGATCAATCCCAGTTCGACCCTTCTTCTCAAGTTCTCGAAGGTCTctatcttttcctttctttatgtCCCATGTTTAATGACAAGGAATGCATAAAAGGAGATTATAATTGTTGACAAGATTTGGCGGGTTTTTTCTCTGTCCTGTGAATGATGCACTTTTATCGGGATTTTCCAGTAGCAGTTGTTTACTACCTCTTCGTTTGATTGTAAAGGAAgcattcaattttattgttcttGTCTATATAAGAATGTTTTGATTTCTTCTCCATTCTTGCTGACACTGTTGCTTTGTACTTTTTTTCGTTTTTGGTTTAACTGAAGCAGTTTTTTCTTGTATTCCTTTAATAGCTAGCACCCGTGAAAGTTGCGGTGGATTATATTGCTAGATTTTGGATTTCTTACTTGTATTCCTCTTTGTCGAAACAGGAGGGGATATCGGACGACTAAGGGATAAGAGAGGAGTTGGGAGTGGAGATAGTTATAGAGTCTTGCTAATTGATGATAGCCGCCATTCAGAAAGCTTAGGTATGAGTTTAAGTCGTCTTTCTCCTTTTATGTATCCAAATAATGATGAATTGAATACCCTCTAGAAGTACAGCAAGGCTAATTTATGGATTTCTTTTGGTTGCCTCAAGCATTACGGAATTTAATGGATCCCACTGTACTGTGTGCGGAGTGGCTATTTGAATACTTAATTGAACAATTAAGTAGATGGAAGCATAAAATTTTCATGCTCTCGGGTTCTAAAATTGCTAACTTTGATCAGTGTAAAGCCGCATATATAAAGCTTCTTGAAAGTTAACAAGCTAGAAATCAGAAGGCAGTTCTTTGCTTCTTACTTTCAATTTTTCTGCGAACTAAGCAAATTATAGGAAAAGTTAAAATATTGTATTTCACATTTTTACTTCTGTACTTACTGCTATGAGTGTCCATTTCTGTGTAGTTGCAAAGGTATTACCTCGAGCTGTGCCATCAGTCACACCTGAGGATGCTAGAAAACTATTTCACGAGTCACACGAAAAAGGTGTAGCAGTCGTTATCGTCACAGTTAAGGTATAATTATTCCGCTGCACATATAAGCTATTCGAAGATCTTGCTTCTGCATAATTGTTTGAACAATGTCTTAAATGTTTACGTGGTGATGCATAATATTCATTTTAGAAATATGCATTGTCAGGGTAAGACTAAGGGTTGTCTAATCAATCAAACCTTAATGTAgtgtaattttgtttaaaactcCTTTAGTAACCAAACCTCCCTGCATCGTAACATGCTGTAAAATGCAGGTCATTGCGGTGCCATGATAATATCTCACTTCAAAATATACATAAACAGCATGATAACCTCCTTTATGACATGCAGATTAGCAACCTCGTTGCAAAATATTGCCTTTGGCCCCATTGTCATCCAGAAGCACACACCGAACGGTTGTCATAGCTGTCCTTTGTTTATTGTACTATGAATAAAGAGCTATTTTCATTTGGCAGCATATCATGCAAGTCAACAACTGGTGTCAGAGTGATTGCTTTTGTAGCTAAGCACAAATGTTGAGTTACATGATGGGCCCCAAGTGCATTAGTTAAGATACAAAGCATACATGCGTTCTCGTTTTACTCAAATCACACTTTAAACCTTACCATAACTTGATAACTGCTGTAGAAAATCATAGACGACTCCCCAAAGGAATGAGAAAGTACCATCCAAGTTATATGgcattgtgatttaaaattaaGACGTTCATCCATGTAATAGCACTCATACACAATTACACACACAGCACGtaatctccttttcttttaacaaaatattttgttgaaagAAATATCATTACTGTTGCTTTTATAGTAAACCACATATTGTCTTCCTAACAAGACAGCAGAGTTGGCTGGTGCAGTTATGATGTGGAAATGTTATATTGATGGCTGCTTTTAACATGACAATGGATAAAATGTTTAGCATTCACCTTACCACCGTTGTCCTACTTGAACTTGGTGGTGGATTTAGATAACCATGATTGAATGAGTTGCCAGGTTAAGCTATCTAAGATGAATAATAGCTGAAATGTGGAATCTGGCTTGCAGGAACATGCGGAGTTTTATTCCCAGATGATGATACATGGTGGATTACGATCAGTGATTGAGCCAGATTCGAGTAATGTGTAAAGCTGTCAGCTATAAAGCAGTGGATGCGAGATGAAAGTTAAGGTTAaggcaattttgaaatttacgaagttttttcattttgaggagaaaggagaagagaattggcatttcaaatcataaaaaggCAAAGAACAGGGAAGGAGATTCAGACACAGGATCAGTATTTCTATTTTGCTGATATTGAATATAGAATATGCTTTGTGGCTGCAGAATATGTACCGGTAGTTCTTTAGAAGAGCTTAATTATACACTGTCTTCGAAACTTGAACCGATAGTTCTTTAGAATATGCTTTGTGGCTGTAGAATATGTACTGGTAGTTAAATTACTAGTATGATGACTTCTGCAGTGCGATTCATCACCAGGGCCTCTTGCCATCCTTTTTCCCCTCCACCACTGTTGCTAGCAATTTTAAGGTTTGGAATGCTGAAACTCAAAATAGGTCACTCGTGTCTTCAATTATAGTGCTCCCAACTAGCAGCAAGCTGTACgtgattaaaatttattagggCATCGGCAAGCACGTTAAATCTTGCTACTTTCATTGCCGGTGGTGGCAATTGCCTGGCATGTTTTGCATGATATCCTGTAAAATTTTGTGCATCTTTTTAACCAATTTTCAATCGATTAAAGAAACAAAGACTCTTTACTGGGCGAGGCCAAGAAAGTGCTCCTGCCGTCCTTGATAGCTAGTTTTCATAGACCTGCtaacaaaggtttttttttgttttgttttttaattggtgTTTGCAAGCTTGATCATGCTCTAAAAAGAATTATCCAGACAAGTCATTCACATTGCCTCATTGATGGCAGGAGAATCCCCATGAGAAAACACTGGCTCAGACTCTTTTTTTGgataatgagaaacaaaaaaaactaggacCTAACAAAGCTAACTCCAATTGAACCAGCAAGGAACAGAGGAGCTAAACCAGGAGGAGGACAGAACCGCTTCTCCTCCCCCCAATCGTAGCCATATGATCAACGCAAAAGTTACCTTCCCGCAAATGTATGATTGAAGTAGCATTGCCACTTTGCCAGTTACGATCTCTTAAGAACTGGATATCCGCTAGGATGATAGAAAGAGGATGAGTGAAGTGTAGGTTTGTTTTTCcagaacatttaaaaaaaaaaaaaaaaaaaacccgtggACCGTGGTCATGTTGTGTCCCGCAAACGCGTCGATTAACGACTGGGTTTTGTCTAATGTAGGACTATTTGAGGGGACTTGTAGGTTAAGCCCAACAACGACAAAAAGCCTATAAAGAAAACGGGCTAGAGCGGGACTCTCCTTGGGGGTAATTACATGGGCCACTTCTCGATCCCGACGACAGGTACAGAAAACCCATAGCCCAAACTCCCTTTAAACCACTTTCCTGGGGAAAACCCACGCAGTCTCTGTGTGCTATGTGCATATGTTCCCGGCTGCTCTCACCTTTCCGCCGTTTCTCATCCTCCTCTCCTCTACTTCTTTCTATTTCTCCTCGCCGTCTCCTCTCCTTCTCCTCTTCCACGGCAATGGCTGTCTCCAAGTCTCACGCAAGAGATGAAGAATATCTCAATATAGCAATCCCTAAACGCATCCAGCTCTTCCAATCCATTCAGTCTCAACAACTCTCCCGCCTCCAATCCCTTCCCCACGACTTCATCAAGTAAAACCCtagtttttctctatttttttgaaaaaaaattgtattctatttttttttcattttcgttTTGGTTTTAGGATTACTTTGCCTGACGGGACAGTGAAGGAAGGAAAAAGATGGGAATCGTCTCCTATGGATATCGCAAAGGAGATTGGGAAGAGTGTGGCTGGGAACGCGTTGATCTCTCAAGTCAACGGAGTGTTGTGGGACATGAATAGGCCTTTAGAGGATGATTGTGAGctcaagatttttaattttgaaagtgaCGAAGGACGCGACACCTTTTGGCATTCCAGTGCTCACATTCTTGGCCAGGTATTCGTGCTGGTCTGATTAGCGGCAATGTACTACTATCTTTTTACTTCAGTTTTAATATCGTGTTTAATCATTGTGAGGTTCAGGCTCTTGAGATGGAGTATGGTTGCAAGCTTTGCATTGGGCCCTGTACTACTAGAGGAGAGgtatgatatttatatattttacatacGTGGAAATTCAAATATTCCTCTATTTGTTGACCTTTTTGCTATGGTTTCTGGTTCAATGTGACTTATTTCCATAATGTCTGTTCTTgcaataacaaaataaactttacTGGGATTGCCAAGTTGGTTGACTTCTTGATCAGGTCTGCCTCTTGTAACCTGTTGTCAATAATTATTGGTGAGATCATTTCCTGTCACAACTCACAAAAATTGTCAAGAGATCTGATAATGAGACTCACTATACCAGCAGTGCAGTTTATGGAACCAAGTACAACTGTTACTTGTTTGTCGTGTTGAAATGAACATAAGAAACCATCTTTTTCCTAGATTCAAGGGCTTTTGGTGGGAACATACGTTTTATCCAAGTTTGGAGCCTATTCGGTCAGTTAAGATGAGAAAGTGACGAGGGGTCTTATTTGATGTGGACAAAAGATGATTTAACTTACAAGACTTAGTTCCCATGCTTAAGTCTCTGCAaccgtcttcttgtttttcaacCTGTATTCCTATATAGTATGATTTAATACTGTTGCTCTTAAGACTGGTTTATGAACCATCTCTTTATTTTCCACTAATGTACATCTAATTCCACTGATAGCTATTCAGCCTGCTAGATTAAGTAACAACCAAAGAGTTATGAAAAATTGTACTGGTTGGTTAGGTTAGATTGTTTCTCTTGGATTTTCTTTTATCCTTAAAGATTTTTCATATCTATTAATGTGTGTcttggttttatttaattttttcattctgAATTTCATGGTTGTAAGTGTAAggaaaactttttttatattgttgttttgtGTGCTGGGAATCTTCCAAGAGAAAATATATGAGTTTCAATAAATGTTGCTTGGAACGTGATGTACAGTATTGTGTTTGCTATCCCCCGGAAGGCAGTATGAGGGATCTCTACTTTGGgttgtgatttgtttttatactgGTCTTCCATATATATGCGTGTATAGTCAAAAGATAGaagtattatatttatattggtGCATGTACTCAAAAacttacaaaaaagaaattttccATCCCTGGCCTACAAAATAGCTTGCAAATTATCTCTCCCCCCAAATTTTTTTGACTTTATTCAATCATGAAGCTGTACAAAAtcatcttctttcctttttttaaggGCAACAATTGAAAAGTCCAACCTAAATATGCAACTTTTTAGATTCcaactaataatttatttcttcaacTCTGATTATGTGTTTATATATGTTTCACATGTTTACTGCTATATTTAAACAAAAGTACTGGCAAATCTATCATGAAgtttaataataaagaaagcaaTTGCCAGTTTTCACTTTCTTGAAAGCTAATGTACAACGATCGGGATCACATGATTCAGATCAAACTTCCAAGGGGAGGGGGTGGAGAGAATTAGTGTTAACCCTGGTTTAAATTATCAGACAGGGTAagcaacacacacacacacacgtgcgTGTGACGAGTAATATCTGAAAGTTTATTTCTGTGATATTCCCCATTTTTATGGTACAgagatttgtgtttctttttcaatgaagctgaacttttttcttataatgtCCTGTTGATGATTGCTCTTCAGAGGCCCTTTTAGGTGCTCTGTCAGGACCGTATCATCTCTTTTACCATTTAATGTATGAGCTCGTGTTAATTCAGCACAATTTTCTgtcatttttatcctttaaatggAAACTATCTAGATGGTTATATAAATCCCCCTCTccaacaacaaaatattatcattttcatCATGCCCTTTGCTTCCATCGCTGCATTTCTTTTTGAAGCCCTATCTAAGTTTCAATTTGAAATTCATATGTTCTTCTTGCAGGGATTCTATTATGATGCATTCTATGGTGAATTGGGATTGAATGATGATCACTTCAAGAAGATTGATGCAGCTGCGTTGAAAGCTGTTGCGGTATTGTTTCATCCTTTAAGTCAGCATCGCCGTGTTGTTGTTTTGGCTCTCTAGTATATAAAGGAAGGCTTACTGTTGTTGGTCTAGCAGAGTTATATTGCTCATTTTTGTAGATAATCTTGAGTATGATTTGCaaatatgtttatataaaagTGTTATATAGctgattcttttttcttgttctaaACATCTTCCCGTGAGAGCTGTTTTTGTATGACATGTGGATGGGCATGCAGATAATTCCTTTTcatgcaataaataaatataatatagcTCATTATTACGACCAAGGGCTGGTTGGGTTGACGTGTTGCTTATTTTTGTTGACAATCGTTAGTATGTTTTGCAATTTTGTTAATATAAGAAGTGACTTAACAGGgtaaatgatttaaaatgtcAAGTTAGTAATGATAGAGAGTACTGTATATAACCATTTCTTGTTCTAAATATTTGTATATGAGAGCTGGATACATTTAACATGTGGAAGGGCATGCAGATAATTGCTATTCATGCAATAAATATATAGAATGTAACTAATTATAACGAGTGGGGATGGGTTGGGTTGGTATATTTGTTAGGATTGCATCACATGAATACAAACACAAGATTTATAATGATTTTCTAATTTGTTGGATTCTTTTTGATGCATGGTTACTGTAACCAATGTCTCTTTTTCATCATGCTCTCAATGTTCTTAGTGGTGCAGTTGAGTTGTGCTTACTGATTTGATAACTTTTACATTTCAGGAGAAACAACCTTTTGAGCGCATTGAAGTATCGCGGGAACAGGCACTTGAGATGTTTTCAGACAATAATTTTAAGGCAAGTTTAAGTATCAGTTTTATCTGAAACAAAAATTTCTTAatggtttttttcccttcctaaacaaaagaaatccacctttctcattattttttttcaaaaattggttATTATCAGGTTGAAATAATCAAAGATCTGCCCGCAGACAAAACTATAACTGTATACAGATGTGGCCCGTTGGTAGATTTGTGTCGTGGGCCTCATATACCTAACACCTCCTTTGTGAAAGCTCTTGCATGCTTGAAGGTGATACtttatcatgtgtttttaatcattatttcatAGACAATCAATTTGCTTTATCAAATGTAATCTGCTTTACTTTTGAATTTGTAATTGCAGGCTTCATCGGCTTATTGGAGAGGCAATAGAGATCGTGAAAGTTTACAAAGAGTGTATGGAATTTCTTATCCTGATAAAAAACGTTTGCAGGTGCCTTTTTCATCTCTCTGCCCTTTGAACTGCATTTCTACTTTTCAATTGCAGAGACTTTTGCAACATTCAACTGTGTGCTGTTCCTTATTTAGTTGTGTTGAATGCTTTCAAATGGTGTATGATTTTGTGTGATTTCAGTTTTGGTGTCCAAACTGGGTTATGGGCTCATATAATGACTCATATCATGGTAGATTTTTAATTCATAGGGTTGCTATATTGGTTGTTAAAAGTcccaataaagaaaaacaagggaatgaaaaatatttgtctTGACTTTTTTCTCttggaaaaaatgttttattgtgTATACCCTGACTAAATTTTTCACATAAACACCGAAACAGGTTGCTTTATTCTCATATGGTGTGCACTTATCAGTGTGCcataaaagcaaaagcaaaagcaaaataaaatttgtgattGCTACAGAAGATTTGCCTATGAATGTTGGGTTTAAACAAACGGTCATTCTAGTTAAACCAATGAAACCAACAAGGAGTTCAAATCATAATCGGAACTATTGTTTTGAAGCCTTAGATTTGTGTCTCtcaagaaaaattcaaagacATAGAGAAGTTGTGTCTTGAGTCAATAGCTCAGGTGTACTGTTGAGGGAGGCTGCCTACTGTCTGATTAAACTGGAAAAGGCGCCACAGCATTGTGTGTATAAAAAAACGTGTAACAGGGTTGCGTGGCACAGATCGGACAATGTAAACActtagtttattttccataagaATCTTTAATCTCTATTAGCAAAACTATGAGCTTTCTCTGATTTGGAGAGGTTAAACCAGTGATATGAAAATGGGAAAtgtgattatattatttttggtttaagAAGCCACCATTTCTTTtctgaactttaatttcttgtgCAGGAGTATAAGCAGTTCTTGGAAGAAGCAAAGAAGTACGATCACAGGTTGCTGGGTATTAAGCAGGAGTTATTCTTTTGTCATCCACTGAGGTGTGATATGGGCTCTTGTATTTTGCTCATCTCTATAGGTTGTTGCATTCCATGATGCTGATTTTGCATCTTTGGTGTGTTTCAGTCCAGGAAGTTGGTTTTTCCTTCCACATGGAACTCGGGTTTACAACAAACTAATGCAATTTATAAAAGATGAGTACAGAAGAAGAGGTTACGAAGAGGTTGAAGTTATAAATGCTTGTATGGATCTTATATTATATAATGTCTAAAATTGAGCACCTAACTTTATCAAGTTTGGCAGGTTAAGTCTccaaatatttataacatgaaACTTTGGGAGACATCTGGTCATGCTGCCAATTACAAGGAGAATATGTTTCTGCTTGAGGTGAGTGAAATATAGTTTTCTGAATTCTGATGAAGAGGACAGGTAGATGATCAATTGGTGCAAGTTATTTGCAGTGTGAAGTTGAAGGATAACGGGTTATTATGGGAAATAAGCACAGATATACATGTgactgattattattatttttgttggggGGGTGTGAAAACATGCCTGGTAGGCTGATGGATTGACAAGcaccaaataaaaatttatgtaaaGTGAAAAAATTCTTCTAGGGGTTATGTTTGCAAAGTTCTGAATGATCAGAACTGCAAAGGACCTACAATCAGTGCATTTCattttgaatgatgagagcATTCTTATTTTACGTCTtggaatttaagaaaaaatgccGTGATGATACTTTGTGTGCTGCAGATTGAAAATCAAGAATTTGGACTGAAACCAATGAATTGCCCTGGGCACTGTTTGATGTTTCAACATAGAGTTCGTTCATATAGAGGTAAgttcattttctttgaaattttatcCACTTTTATCATCTTTATGTTTGTTTAGGGGGGCTGAGGTGAGGGTTGTTTGCACTCTTTTccctttgattatttttaacagAATTGCTGAGGTGTTTTTGAGTGTTCTTGTGTCATGGGTATGGAAATTATGTGCATTTAATTATAAGGATGCAATTACTGTTTGTGGAAAGCTCTAATGATTTGAATGTTTGAGTGGGGTCCATTATACTCCTGCCATCCTATCTTAAATGTTTAGATTTGTTTTCCAGAACTTCCTCTTCGATTGGCTGATTTTGGGGCCTTGCATCGCAATGAAGCAAGTGGTGCACTCACTGGACTAACACGTGTTCGAAGATTTCAGCAGGTAtgcattagtaaaaaaaaacttattttaggtttttaaccCTAGTGGCGCAACTGCCTGCTCTGTACTTAAAAGTTATGAATTTAGGTTTCTGAGTTAATCCGTATTCTTTTAAGAGCTGCAATGAACTCTTACCACATATGTGGTGTTGAAGTTTCACAAAGTTCAAGAGCTCATCTATATTGATGTGATCAGTCGTTAGCTGTGGCATTGTACTagtaatctatttatttattttccaatcCATCACTTTAGCTTTTAATACATGGCTATCATTGTATCTGCTCCTGTCCCTCATTTGTCTTGCATTTCGCTACTACAGGATGATGCTCACATATTCTGCAGGAAATCTCAGGTAATACAAGTTACATTGACACCTGACTAACCTCTTAAATGTCTTTTTGTTGCCTAACCCTAATAGAAATGGTGTGTTCTGTTTTTCAGATAAAAGATGAAGTCAGAGGTGTCTTAGAATTCATTGACTATACTTATGGAAAATTTGGATTCACTTATGAGCTGAAGCTATCTACGGTATGATGAGCTTGAATTTTTTGCAAATTGATTGCTTAGGGAAACGATCCTGTCAACTCGGATAAAATTTTGCATGTTCTTAAATGAAACctgaatttgaaaaatcttaatattcaaaaaatatcgTTTTGCCTTTACCTTCGTGGATTTATATACAGAATGATTTATTCCTTGACCAAGCCAAGCTTTGTTCCAGGCATAAAAGATAGATGGagatattttgaatttgtttagaTAGTTGTGGTTCAGCCATTTTGAACTGATGCAATTTTTCTGTTCTTCAGctatttttgaaaacattttttaaattaagtttatcATTTCCCATTTTCTTGaagaaattgatgatttttcagtGTCTTGCttcccagaaaagaaaaaaaaggtttttattttgtgcCTCCTGATGTCTGTATTATAGAGGCCAGAGAAATACCTAGGAGTCTTGGAAACATGGGATGAAGCTGAGAA from Populus alba chromosome 8, ASM523922v2, whole genome shotgun sequence encodes the following:
- the LOC118055138 gene encoding ATP-dependent Clp protease adapter protein CLPS2, chloroplastic, which gives rise to MAVLTAASTTWFSSTTRQPVQFNNDDGSIFTRNFKASFPQKRAITMSTGLTVKASFTKGGPGVLERPTFDQSQFDPSSQVLEGGDIGRLRDKRGVGSGDSYRVLLIDDSRHSESLVAKVLPRAVPSVTPEDARKLFHESHEKGVAVVIVTVKEHAEFYSQMMIHGGLRSVIEPDSSNV
- the LOC118055128 gene encoding threonine--tRNA ligase, mitochondrial 1 yields the protein MCICSRLLSPFRRFSSSSPLLLSISPRRLLSFSSSTAMAVSKSHARDEEYLNIAIPKRIQLFQSIQSQQLSRLQSLPHDFIKITLPDGTVKEGKRWESSPMDIAKEIGKSVAGNALISQVNGVLWDMNRPLEDDCELKIFNFESDEGRDTFWHSSAHILGQALEMEYGCKLCIGPCTTRGEGFYYDAFYGELGLNDDHFKKIDAAALKAVAEKQPFERIEVSREQALEMFSDNNFKVEIIKDLPADKTITVYRCGPLVDLCRGPHIPNTSFVKALACLKASSAYWRGNRDRESLQRVYGISYPDKKRLQEYKQFLEEAKKYDHRLLGIKQELFFCHPLSPGSWFFLPHGTRVYNKLMQFIKDEYRRRGYEEVKSPNIYNMKLWETSGHAANYKENMFLLEIENQEFGLKPMNCPGHCLMFQHRVRSYRELPLRLADFGALHRNEASGALTGLTRVRRFQQDDAHIFCRKSQIKDEVRGVLEFIDYTYGKFGFTYELKLSTRPEKYLGVLETWDEAEKALTEALDEFGKPWKIDEGDGAFYGPKIDISVSDALKRKFQCATLQLDFQLPDRFKLEYSAEDEAKSEAPVMIHRAILGSVERMFAILLEHYKGKWPFWLSPRQAIVCPVSEKSQSYALKVRDQIHEAGYFVDVDATDRKIQKKVREAQLAQYNYILVVGEEESKTGQVSVRVRDNAEHSVMSIESLLGLFKELVADFR